The following DNA comes from Polycladomyces subterraneus.
AACAATCTCCCCTCCATCGTTTTTGCATCTGTTTTGCTGTGGTTGCTCCACTTCTTGATTCTACGCGGGGTGAGGGAAGCAGCATTTGTGAACCTCATCACGACAATCGGAAAACTGGTCCCCATTTTCCTGTTTTTGATCCTGATGGTGTTTGCGTTTCACTGGGATGTTTTCGTCCGTGACTTTTGGGGAACGGCTCGGGGTTTCGACTGGCCGGTGGTCAAACAACAGGTGAAGGACACCATGCTGGTGACACTGTGGGTGTTTGTCGGGGTAGAAGGTGCCGTCGTGTTGTCCGGACGGGCTAAGCATCGAAAAGATGTGGGGCGGGCCACCGTCATCGGATTGCTGGGCACGATGGTGATCTACGTTTTGATCTCTGTCCTTGCCATGGGAGCACTCAGTCGCGGAGCGCTGTCGAAACTGCATGAGCCATCATTGGCGTATGTGTTGGAACACGTGGTCGGACCCTGGGGGGCTGTGATCATCAACTTGGGGTTGGTCATTTCCCTGTTGGGGGCGATGCTGGGATGGACGCTTCTGGCCGCGGAATTGCCGTATGTCGCAGCAAGAGATGGGATCTTTCCCCGATGGTTGGGCCAAGAAAACCGCAACGGCAGTCCGAGTGGGTCGTTGTGGTTGACCAACGGGCTGATTCAACTGTTCATCATCATCGTCCTCTTCTCTGAGTCAACCTATCAGGTGGCGTATTCATTGGCCAGTGTTGCCATTCTGCTGCCTTACCTGTTTTCGGCGTTGTATCAGATCAAACTGGTATGGACCGGTGAGGGGTATGCTAAAGGCGAATCCCGAGGCAAAGATTTGCTGCTTGGGATCGCTGCTGTAATCTACGCATTGTGGCTTGTTTATGCCGCCGGGTTGGATTTTCTTTTGATGACGGCGATTTTGTATGCGTTGGGCATTTTCTTCTATATTTCCGCCCGCAGGGAAAATGGAAAAAAAGCATTTCGCGGTTGGGAATTGCCGCTTGCGACCGGGATTGTCATCGCAGCTGGCGTGGCAATCTATCTGATCGCTGTCGGCCAGTTGTCTCCGGCGGGTTGATAGGTTCGTCAACGACTTCTATCATGAACCATTCCTTTACATTTTGGTAAATCCCATTTTCAACCCAATTGATTAAGAGTATGATAAGGAATGGTGAAGAAATCATGGACAGGAGGAATTGGCGTTGTTGTTCAACAGAGCGAAGGACCGGGTCTTCTACCAAACATTGATCGATGCAGCTGCAAACCTGGTCGAAGCCATGCAACTGTTTCGTGAAAATGTTGAAACCCTGGAAGAGAAAGAGCAGTTCGCCGAACGGCTTAAAGAGCTGGAAGACAA
Coding sequences within:
- the arcD gene encoding arginine-ornithine antiporter codes for the protein MVNRKELNLFSLIAIVVGTMVGGGAFNLPSDLAVAANSGPVLIGWLITGAGMIALALVLQNLAMRRPDLDGGIYSFARAGFGEFLGFNSAWGYWVSALLGNVAYATLLFGSLSYFFPMFGKGNNLPSIVFASVLLWLLHFLILRGVREAAFVNLITTIGKLVPIFLFLILMVFAFHWDVFVRDFWGTARGFDWPVVKQQVKDTMLVTLWVFVGVEGAVVLSGRAKHRKDVGRATVIGLLGTMVIYVLISVLAMGALSRGALSKLHEPSLAYVLEHVVGPWGAVIINLGLVISLLGAMLGWTLLAAELPYVAARDGIFPRWLGQENRNGSPSGSLWLTNGLIQLFIIIVLFSESTYQVAYSLASVAILLPYLFSALYQIKLVWTGEGYAKGESRGKDLLLGIAAVIYALWLVYAAGLDFLLMTAILYALGIFFYISARRENGKKAFRGWELPLATGIVIAAGVAIYLIAVGQLSPAG